A single Perognathus longimembris pacificus isolate PPM17 chromosome 17, ASM2315922v1, whole genome shotgun sequence DNA region contains:
- the Tmem220 gene encoding transmembrane protein 220 isoform X2 — MAPPAAGPGPRALWRACNALMAAFFALAAFVQVNDPDAELWVMVYMIPAVLTLLVGLNPLVAGNFIWKSISAIHMVFCVAWAVSLAYHLLFHTQQNILHEEEGRELFGLVIITAWMALCHSSANHQ; from the exons ATGGCGCCTcccgcggcggggcccgggccgcgcgCCCTGTGGAGAGCCTGCAACGCGCTTATGGCCGCCTTCTTCGCGCTGGCCGCCTTTGTGCAG GTCAATGATCCAGATGCAGAGCTGTGGGTG ATGGTATACATGATACCTGCAGTACTGACTCTGCTTGTTGGGTTGAACCCTCTTGTCGCAG GGAACTTTATTTGGAAGAGCATCTCTGCAATACACATGGTGTTTTGTGTAGCATGGGCTGTGAGCTTGGCGTACCATCTCCTATTTCACACACAACAGAACATCTTACATGAGGAAGAAGGCAG GGAGCTGTTTGGCCTGGTGATCATCACAGCATGGATGGCTTTGTGTCACAGTTCAGCAAA CCATCAATGA
- the Adprm gene encoding manganese-dependent ADP-ribose/CDP-alcohol diphosphatase isoform X1, which translates to MADEQNPQRPTDGSEQLFSFGVIADIQYADLEDGYNFHRSRRRYYRHSLLHLQGAIEDWNKESKTLCCVLQLGDIIDGYNAKYKASEKSLELVMDTFKMLKVPVHHTWGNHEFYNFSRDYLANSKLNTKFLEDQIVHHPETIPSEDYYAYHFVPFPKFRFILLDSYDLSVLGIDPSSPKYQQSMKILREHNPNEELNSPQGLSEPQFVQYNGGFSQEQLHWLNEVLTFSDTNQEKVVIVSHVPIYPEASDSVCLAWNYTDALAVIWSHKCVVCFFAGHTHDGGYSEDPFGVHHVNLEGVIETAPDSQAFGTVHVYPDKMMLKGRGRIPDRIISYKKEEASHS; encoded by the exons ATGGCTGATGAACAGAATCCCCAGAGGCCAACTGATGGTTCAGAACAACTCTTCTCCTTTGGCGTTATAGCAGATATCCAGTATGCGGATTTAGAAGATGGATACAATTTCCATAGAAGCAGGCGGAGGTATTATAGACATAGTCTTCTTCACTTACAGGGTGCCATTGAAGACTGGAATAAAGAAAGCAAGACCCTTTGCTGTGTCCTCCAGCTTGGAGATATCATTGATGGCTATAATGCAAAATATAAAGcatcagaaaagtctctggaACTTGTCATGGACACATTCAAAATGCTCAAAGTTCCAGTTCATCACACATGGGGGAACCATGAATTCTATAACTTCAGTAGAGACTACTTAGCGAACTCTAAACTTAACACAAAGTTTCTAGAAGACCAGATTGTACATCATCCTGAGACCATCCCTTCAGAGGATTATTATGCGTATCATTTTGTACCATTCCCTAAATTCCGGTTCATTTTACTTGATAGTTATGACTTGAGTGTCTTGGGCATTGATCCATCTTCTCCAAAATACCAGCAGAGTATGAAGATACTGAGGGAGCACAATCCCAATGAGGAGTTGAATAGTCCTCAAG GACTTTCTGAACCCCAGTTTGTCCAGTATAATGGAGGATTCAGCCAAGAACAGCTCCACTGGTTGAATGAAGTTCTTACATTCTCTGACACAAACCAAGAAAAAGTGGTGATTGTGA GCCATGTTCCCATTTACCCGGAGGCCTCTGACAGTGTGTGCCTTGCCTGGAACTACACAGATGCTCTGGCGGTCATTTGGTCTCACAAGTGTGTGGTTTGTTTCTTTGCTGGCCACACACACGATGGCGGCTACTCAGAGGATCCTTTTGGTGTACATCATGTCAACCTGGAAGGAGTTATTGAAACAGCTCCAGACAGCCAGGCTTTTGGCACTGTGCATGTCTATCCTGACAAAATGATGCTGAAAGGAAGAGGCAGAATTCCAGACAGAATTATAAGTTACAAGAAGGAAGAAGCTTCCCATTCATAA
- the Adprm gene encoding manganese-dependent ADP-ribose/CDP-alcohol diphosphatase isoform X2: MADEQNPQRPTDGSEQLFSFGVIADIQYADLEDGYNFHRSRRSYLLFSRNMDDSGLSEPQFVQYNGGFSQEQLHWLNEVLTFSDTNQEKVVIVSHVPIYPEASDSVCLAWNYTDALAVIWSHKCVVCFFAGHTHDGGYSEDPFGVHHVNLEGVIETAPDSQAFGTVHVYPDKMMLKGRGRIPDRIISYKKEEASHS; the protein is encoded by the exons ATGGCTGATGAACAGAATCCCCAGAGGCCAACTGATGGTTCAGAACAACTCTTCTCCTTTGGCGTTATAGCAGATATCCAGTATGCGGATTTAGAAGATGGATACAATTTCCATAGAAGCAGGCGGAG CTACCTTTTATTCAGCAGAAACATGGATGATTCAG GACTTTCTGAACCCCAGTTTGTCCAGTATAATGGAGGATTCAGCCAAGAACAGCTCCACTGGTTGAATGAAGTTCTTACATTCTCTGACACAAACCAAGAAAAAGTGGTGATTGTGA GCCATGTTCCCATTTACCCGGAGGCCTCTGACAGTGTGTGCCTTGCCTGGAACTACACAGATGCTCTGGCGGTCATTTGGTCTCACAAGTGTGTGGTTTGTTTCTTTGCTGGCCACACACACGATGGCGGCTACTCAGAGGATCCTTTTGGTGTACATCATGTCAACCTGGAAGGAGTTATTGAAACAGCTCCAGACAGCCAGGCTTTTGGCACTGTGCATGTCTATCCTGACAAAATGATGCTGAAAGGAAGAGGCAGAATTCCAGACAGAATTATAAGTTACAAGAAGGAAGAAGCTTCCCATTCATAA
- the Tmem220 gene encoding transmembrane protein 220 isoform X1 has product MAPPAAGPGPRALWRACNALMAAFFALAAFVQVNDPDAELWVMVYMIPAVLTLLVGLNPLVAGNFIWKSISAIHMVFCVAWAVSLAYHLLFHTQQNILHEEEGRELFGLVIITAWMALCHSSAKNTVGGRIHLAIAVTIALLPLISWVYIHINKEMRASWPTHCKTVI; this is encoded by the exons ATGGCGCCTcccgcggcggggcccgggccgcgcgCCCTGTGGAGAGCCTGCAACGCGCTTATGGCCGCCTTCTTCGCGCTGGCCGCCTTTGTGCAG GTCAATGATCCAGATGCAGAGCTGTGGGTG ATGGTATACATGATACCTGCAGTACTGACTCTGCTTGTTGGGTTGAACCCTCTTGTCGCAG GGAACTTTATTTGGAAGAGCATCTCTGCAATACACATGGTGTTTTGTGTAGCATGGGCTGTGAGCTTGGCGTACCATCTCCTATTTCACACACAACAGAACATCTTACATGAGGAAGAAGGCAG GGAGCTGTTTGGCCTGGTGATCATCACAGCATGGATGGCTTTGTGTCACAGTTCAGCAAA GAATACAGTTGGTGGAAGAATTCACTTGGCGATAGCTGTTACAATTGCTCTTCTCCCATTGATTTCATGGGtctacatacatataaacaagGAGATGAGGGCCTCTTGGCCAACTCACTGCAAAACAGTCATTTAA
- the Tmem220 gene encoding transmembrane protein 220 isoform X3, translating into MAPPAAGPGPRALWRACNALMAAFFALAAFVQVNDPDAELWVMVYMIPAVLTLLVGLNPLVAGNFIWKSISAIHMVFCVAWAVSLAYHLLFHTQQNILHEEEGRELFGLVIITAWMALCHSSAK; encoded by the exons ATGGCGCCTcccgcggcggggcccgggccgcgcgCCCTGTGGAGAGCCTGCAACGCGCTTATGGCCGCCTTCTTCGCGCTGGCCGCCTTTGTGCAG GTCAATGATCCAGATGCAGAGCTGTGGGTG ATGGTATACATGATACCTGCAGTACTGACTCTGCTTGTTGGGTTGAACCCTCTTGTCGCAG GGAACTTTATTTGGAAGAGCATCTCTGCAATACACATGGTGTTTTGTGTAGCATGGGCTGTGAGCTTGGCGTACCATCTCCTATTTCACACACAACAGAACATCTTACATGAGGAAGAAGGCAG GGAGCTGTTTGGCCTGGTGATCATCACAGCATGGATGGCTTTGTGTCACAGTTCAGCAAA ATGA